A region of Reichenbachiella carrageenanivorans DNA encodes the following proteins:
- a CDS encoding SulP family inorganic anion transporter, giving the protein MKNTEKNGFFDHIGSDLPASLVVFLVAVPLCLGIALASGAPLFSGIIAGIVGGIVVALISQSQLGVSGPAAGLAVIVLTAIGDMGSFENFLTAVVIAGIIQVLLGVFKTGVFAYYLPSSVIKGMLSGIGVIIILKQIPHAFGYDLDHEGDMDFFQPDGHNTFSELFYAWENITPGAMVISIVGLALILIWDLPFMKKLSFTKIINGPLVAVGAGIGLNVLFEGNEFLSLHGDHVVNIPVTQSMGEFFGQFTTPNFAMLAEHKTYVVAFTIAIIASIETLLSVEAADKMDPERRITPTNRELIAQGIGNSVSGLIGGLPITQVIVRTSANIQSGGKTRASAFFHGLMLLLCVIAIPHVLNLIPLASLAAVLLVVGYKLVKPSIFKAMYKTGSSQFYSFMVTIVAIVFSDLLTGIGLGLAVAAVFILWNNFKTPYHFDPNQVKEGEPIRIELSEDVSFLNKAGFIKTFGLLPENSHVIIDATRSKDIHWDVLELIEDYKINAKSKNIKLELIGFKNQIEQDAVEELEEVVK; this is encoded by the coding sequence ATGAAGAATACAGAAAAAAATGGATTTTTTGATCACATAGGAAGTGATCTGCCGGCCAGTTTGGTCGTTTTTTTAGTTGCCGTTCCACTTTGTTTAGGAATTGCATTGGCGTCGGGAGCGCCTTTGTTTTCAGGTATCATTGCCGGTATTGTAGGTGGTATTGTCGTCGCGCTGATCAGCCAATCCCAACTCGGAGTAAGTGGGCCAGCTGCAGGACTTGCAGTCATTGTACTCACAGCCATTGGCGACATGGGCAGTTTCGAAAATTTCCTTACAGCAGTAGTCATCGCAGGCATTATTCAAGTACTTCTAGGAGTATTCAAAACTGGTGTCTTTGCCTATTACCTCCCCTCTTCCGTCATCAAAGGTATGCTTTCTGGTATCGGTGTGATCATTATCCTCAAACAAATCCCCCATGCTTTTGGCTATGATTTAGATCACGAAGGTGATATGGACTTTTTCCAACCTGATGGACACAATACTTTTTCAGAATTGTTTTATGCTTGGGAAAACATCACCCCTGGCGCAATGGTGATCAGTATTGTAGGGCTCGCACTTATATTGATTTGGGATCTCCCTTTTATGAAAAAATTGAGTTTCACAAAAATCATCAATGGTCCACTCGTAGCCGTCGGAGCAGGCATTGGTTTGAATGTACTCTTCGAAGGCAATGAATTTCTTTCTTTACATGGAGATCATGTAGTGAATATCCCCGTTACTCAATCGATGGGTGAGTTTTTCGGTCAATTCACCACTCCTAATTTTGCTATGCTTGCAGAGCATAAAACTTACGTAGTCGCATTCACAATAGCCATCATAGCCAGTATAGAAACACTGCTGAGTGTAGAAGCTGCTGACAAAATGGATCCTGAACGTCGGATTACACCTACCAACCGAGAGCTTATTGCACAAGGTATTGGCAACTCGGTTTCTGGCTTGATCGGTGGGTTACCTATCACTCAGGTGATCGTAAGAACATCTGCCAACATACAATCTGGAGGTAAAACCAGAGCTTCAGCATTTTTCCATGGTTTAATGCTCTTGCTCTGTGTAATAGCGATCCCCCATGTACTCAACCTCATTCCATTGGCAAGTTTGGCTGCGGTACTGCTTGTAGTAGGATACAAATTAGTAAAACCTTCTATCTTCAAGGCCATGTATAAAACCGGGTCATCGCAGTTTTACTCCTTTATGGTGACTATCGTAGCGATCGTATTCTCAGACCTGCTTACGGGTATCGGTCTCGGACTAGCTGTAGCAGCTGTATTTATCCTATGGAATAACTTCAAAACGCCATATCACTTCGATCCAAATCAGGTAAAAGAAGGAGAACCTATCAGAATAGAATTGTCTGAAGATGTGAGTTTCCTCAACAAAGCTGGGTTTATTAAAACCTTTGGTCTACTTCCTGAAAACTCTCATGTAATCATCGATGCGACTCGATCCAAGGACATCCATTGGGATGTATTAGAGCTTATTGAAGATTATAAAATCAATGCCAAATCCAAGAATATTAAACTTGAATTGATTGGGTTCAAAAATCAAATCGAACAAGACGCTGTAGAAGAGCTAGAAGAAGTGGTGAAATAA
- a CDS encoding aldose 1-epimerase, translating into MYKVQRHQIGRFDAVRLVNELTHEYLEILTSFGAGINDFVIKNEKGQLVSVIEGYRTEKEVIHDHHTAFKGSKLSPFPNRIPEGKFTFDGKKYQLPVNEVATNNQLHAMLHCRPFDIVREVGDENGAELVLTYDYKGTDQGYPFPYLLTITYKLDASGVSVTTALENKADTTMPIGDGWHPYFRFENLNLVELQMGAAERLSSNVGNALSGEHGYKVAKIIGEESLDDCFEVNQEEKFSLQLKDSSNGIALEIWQESKENQYRYLQIYTPPTRQSIAVEPVSCVPNAFNTGHGLIVLKPNEKVSMSFGIKNILLNI; encoded by the coding sequence GTGTATAAAGTTCAAAGACATCAGATAGGTAGATTCGATGCGGTTAGGTTGGTTAATGAATTGACTCACGAATACTTGGAAATACTCACCAGTTTTGGTGCGGGTATCAACGATTTCGTTATTAAAAATGAAAAAGGACAATTAGTATCTGTGATCGAAGGATACCGTACGGAAAAAGAAGTAATTCATGATCATCATACGGCATTCAAAGGATCTAAACTGTCTCCATTTCCAAACCGTATTCCAGAAGGAAAATTCACCTTTGATGGCAAGAAATATCAGCTGCCAGTCAATGAAGTCGCGACGAACAATCAACTGCATGCCATGCTGCACTGTAGACCATTTGATATAGTCAGAGAAGTTGGCGACGAAAACGGGGCTGAGCTCGTTCTAACGTATGATTATAAAGGTACGGATCAGGGATACCCCTTTCCATACTTGCTAACGATCACTTATAAACTAGATGCGTCTGGTGTAAGCGTGACTACAGCTCTTGAAAATAAGGCAGATACCACTATGCCGATAGGTGATGGCTGGCACCCTTACTTTCGGTTTGAAAACCTAAACCTAGTCGAATTACAAATGGGAGCTGCAGAGCGACTTTCGTCGAATGTAGGCAATGCTTTGTCTGGAGAGCATGGCTACAAAGTGGCCAAAATAATAGGAGAGGAGTCTTTAGATGATTGTTTTGAGGTCAATCAAGAGGAAAAATTCAGCTTGCAACTGAAAGACTCATCCAATGGGATAGCCTTAGAAATTTGGCAAGAAAGCAAAGAGAATCAGTATAGATATTTACAAATATACACACCTCCTACCCGCCAATCTATTGCGGTGGAGCCGGTGTCGTGTGTACCCAATGCCTTCAATACAGGGCATGGACTTATTGTACTAAAACCAAACGAGAAGGTGTCGATGAGTTTTGGCATCAAAAACATACTACTAAATATATAA
- a CDS encoding DMT family transporter, translating into MSKSNAHFLQLFAAIVIMSSSGTLARSLVISAELAIWVRCVFGAVVLFGIIKWLKLPLGVGKGTPLKMVVISTILMTIHWVTYFYALYFSSVAVGMLSLFTYPVMTALLEPLIVKSKFNLGDLILAIIAFLGLYFLVPEFDLDNQVTQGVLLGLLSAFTYSLRNLILKLYVKDHSGITLMFMQLSGVALLLSPVVFFHGIAHSFVGIANDWIPLVLLGVVTTALGHTVFVMSFKNFSITTVSILSTLTPLIGIGLGMLFLNEYPEGEIWIGAGLISVAVVAESLKSMRSSG; encoded by the coding sequence ATGTCCAAATCAAACGCTCATTTCTTACAACTTTTTGCAGCTATAGTCATTATGAGCTCGTCAGGTACATTAGCCAGATCATTGGTTATCTCTGCGGAGTTGGCCATTTGGGTGCGATGCGTGTTTGGAGCGGTGGTTTTGTTTGGAATTATTAAATGGTTGAAGTTGCCACTTGGAGTAGGAAAAGGTACGCCGCTAAAGATGGTTGTGATCAGTACCATTTTGATGACTATTCATTGGGTGACTTATTTTTATGCCCTTTATTTTTCTAGCGTAGCCGTAGGTATGTTGTCTTTATTTACCTATCCTGTCATGACTGCGCTGCTAGAGCCACTTATCGTAAAGTCTAAGTTCAATTTGGGAGATTTGATTTTGGCAATTATCGCATTTCTTGGTTTATACTTTTTGGTTCCTGAGTTTGATTTGGATAATCAAGTGACACAAGGCGTACTGCTTGGGCTGTTATCTGCCTTTACTTATTCGCTTCGCAATCTTATTTTGAAATTATATGTAAAAGACCATTCTGGTATTACTCTTATGTTTATGCAATTGTCGGGTGTGGCACTTTTGCTTAGCCCAGTTGTTTTCTTTCATGGGATAGCTCATAGCTTTGTGGGTATTGCAAACGACTGGATTCCATTAGTTCTTTTGGGAGTGGTCACCACTGCCTTGGGACATACGGTATTTGTTATGTCATTCAAGAATTTTTCCATTACTACAGTGAGTATTTTAAGTACACTTACTCCTCTGATTGGCATTGGACTAGGAATGTTGTTTTTGAATGAGTACCCTGAGGGTGAAATTTGGATTGGAGCAGGCTTAATTTCTGTTGCCGTTGTTGCAGAATCATTAAAATCCATGAGGAGTTCTGGGTAG
- a CDS encoding VWA domain-containing protein, which yields MPDLIIEQSVWYIPLCLLLAAGISYLVYTKKAPWGRVTNGLLAGLRFVLIFLLALLLLNPLLNQLVQEVEQPSFVIAVDNSESMVQGEDSLAIKNLMTSVEQLRSRLASRQFVVDIHTLNAKGVAPNAIIFDQKTTNLDRWLRDIQSDYEGKNLGGVYLISDGKYNQGTSPAYYPYNYKVFALGAGDTTQQQDLVLQNVLYNKIAYQGNRFPVVVEIVNHGYANQKARLEIRSNGKVLAQKEVKFKTKEGLTAVELEVDAGEKGMQQLDLRLQVLEDEATTSNNFRRIFVDVVDGKQKILLVAPTPHPDIKMLAAVIEKNQNYELTIYVPGLTEPKTEKYDLVIAHQAYSRYAKANDAVKDQRKKGVPVLMIFGERSNVLVASRTEELFTLKQKGAKRDLIFGAVNDDFSLFSMSDDIRTNFRNYPPVSVPYGDVLLPANAEVLLYQRVGSIQTDKPLMYLNEQNGVKSAFLLAEGFWKWRMQEIATTDASDSFDDLFLKTIQYLSTKVDKRKFKFYPSSNTYFENETVSFHAEIYNQIYERIYGLQIGVTIADERGMVKEYNFTPSSTYSRLEISSLVPGLYSYKAKVDLNGKSEVVRGKFSIKELQLETLDQVADFDLLRQLAHHTEGRFYTSMDQLLADVDHAELKGVIHTQEDIFPVIHLKWILFVLLTLATVEWFIRKYNGGY from the coding sequence TTGCCAGATTTAATCATTGAACAATCAGTTTGGTATATCCCGCTTTGCTTGCTTCTGGCTGCAGGTATTTCCTATTTGGTTTACACCAAGAAAGCACCTTGGGGTCGTGTCACCAATGGTCTATTGGCTGGCTTAAGGTTCGTTTTAATTTTCCTGCTTGCTTTATTGTTGTTGAACCCACTACTCAATCAGTTGGTGCAAGAAGTAGAGCAACCCTCTTTTGTAATTGCAGTGGACAATTCGGAGTCTATGGTGCAAGGGGAAGATTCTTTAGCTATAAAGAATTTGATGACCTCTGTAGAACAATTACGAAGCAGATTAGCCTCTAGGCAGTTTGTCGTAGATATACATACGCTTAATGCCAAAGGTGTAGCGCCAAATGCTATCATATTTGATCAAAAGACAACCAATCTAGATCGTTGGTTGAGGGATATACAATCGGACTACGAAGGTAAGAACCTTGGAGGAGTCTATTTGATTTCTGATGGTAAATACAATCAAGGCACGTCACCCGCTTATTATCCTTATAATTACAAGGTTTTTGCTTTAGGTGCTGGAGATACTACGCAGCAGCAGGACTTAGTATTGCAAAATGTACTCTACAATAAAATTGCTTATCAAGGCAATAGATTTCCCGTAGTGGTAGAGATAGTCAATCACGGCTATGCTAATCAAAAGGCTCGATTGGAAATCCGAAGCAATGGAAAAGTGCTTGCCCAGAAAGAGGTGAAATTTAAAACCAAAGAAGGCTTGACAGCTGTTGAATTGGAAGTGGATGCAGGCGAAAAAGGTATGCAGCAGTTGGATTTGAGGTTGCAAGTGCTGGAAGATGAGGCCACTACTTCTAACAATTTCAGAAGGATATTTGTAGATGTAGTAGATGGTAAGCAGAAGATATTGTTAGTAGCACCCACACCGCACCCAGACATCAAGATGCTGGCAGCCGTAATCGAAAAAAACCAAAACTATGAATTGACGATTTATGTGCCAGGACTTACCGAACCCAAAACGGAGAAGTACGATCTCGTTATTGCTCATCAGGCCTATAGCCGATATGCTAAAGCTAATGATGCAGTAAAGGATCAACGAAAAAAAGGTGTCCCTGTGCTAATGATCTTTGGAGAACGATCTAATGTTTTGGTGGCGAGTCGAACAGAAGAATTATTTACATTAAAGCAAAAAGGGGCAAAGAGAGACTTGATTTTTGGAGCCGTCAATGATGACTTTTCTTTGTTCTCTATGTCAGATGATATACGGACCAATTTTAGAAACTATCCGCCAGTGAGTGTGCCATATGGCGATGTCCTATTGCCAGCCAACGCTGAAGTACTACTATATCAGCGAGTGGGGAGTATACAAACCGACAAGCCACTGATGTACCTGAACGAACAAAACGGAGTGAAGTCAGCCTTCTTATTAGCTGAAGGGTTTTGGAAGTGGCGAATGCAGGAAATTGCTACTACCGATGCGTCTGATTCGTTCGATGATCTGTTTCTTAAAACCATTCAATATTTGAGTACCAAAGTGGATAAGAGGAAATTCAAGTTCTACCCTTCTAGTAATACCTATTTTGAGAATGAAACGGTGAGTTTTCATGCTGAAATTTATAACCAAATTTATGAGCGAATATATGGGTTGCAGATAGGTGTGACTATTGCAGATGAAAGAGGAATGGTGAAAGAATACAATTTTACGCCAAGTTCTACCTATTCTAGGTTAGAGATATCCAGCCTGGTGCCAGGCCTTTATAGTTATAAAGCGAAGGTTGATTTGAATGGAAAGTCTGAGGTGGTTCGTGGTAAGTTTTCCATCAAAGAATTACAGCTGGAGACACTAGATCAAGTGGCCGATTTTGATTTGCTACGGCAATTGGCTCACCATACCGAAGGAAGGTTTTACACCAGTATGGATCAGCTTTTGGCTGACGTGGATCATGCCGAACTTAAGGGAGTCATTCATACTCAGGAGGATATTTTTCCTGTCATTCATCTCAAGTGGATATTATTTGTCTTACTTACTTTGGCAACTGTTGAATGGTTTATACGGAAGTATAATGGAGGGTATTGA
- the fabG gene encoding 3-oxoacyl-[acyl-carrier-protein] reductase — MGLLQGKTALVTGASKGIGRAIAMKYAEQGANVAFTYLSSVERGEALVKELEAKGVQAKGYRSDASEYAAAEELINNVVADFGSLDILVNNAGITKDNLLMRMTEEMWDDVINVNLKSCFNTVKCATRTFMKQKSGSIINITSVVGVKGNAGQANYAASKAGIIGFTKSVALELGSRNIRCNAVAPGFIETEMTEVLDEKTVQGWRDAIPMKRGGQPDEVADCCVFLGSDQSTYISGQVIQVDGAMLT, encoded by the coding sequence ATGGGTTTATTACAAGGAAAAACTGCTTTGGTGACAGGTGCTTCTAAAGGTATCGGTCGAGCCATTGCGATGAAATATGCCGAACAAGGCGCTAATGTGGCATTCACTTACTTGTCTAGTGTAGAAAGAGGTGAGGCTTTAGTAAAAGAGCTTGAAGCCAAAGGCGTACAGGCCAAAGGATACCGTTCGGATGCCTCTGAGTATGCAGCAGCAGAGGAGTTGATCAATAACGTAGTAGCGGACTTTGGGAGCCTAGATATTTTAGTAAACAATGCTGGAATCACTAAGGATAACCTACTCATGAGAATGACGGAAGAAATGTGGGACGATGTGATCAACGTTAACCTAAAATCATGTTTTAATACAGTGAAATGCGCGACTCGTACGTTTATGAAACAGAAATCTGGGTCGATCATCAATATTACCTCTGTAGTGGGTGTGAAAGGCAATGCTGGTCAGGCCAATTATGCAGCTTCTAAGGCGGGTATTATTGGTTTTACTAAATCGGTGGCCTTGGAACTTGGATCTAGAAATATCAGATGTAATGCTGTAGCTCCAGGGTTTATCGAAACGGAAATGACCGAAGTACTCGATGAGAAAACAGTGCAAGGTTGGAGAGATGCTATTCCGATGAAGCGTGGCGGTCAACCAGATGAAGTGGCAGATTGCTGCGTATTCCTTGGATCGGATCAGTCTACTTATATATCGGGTCAGGTGATTCAGGTCGATGGAGCTATGTTGACCTAA
- a CDS encoding ATP-dependent Clp protease ATP-binding subunit: MEAKFSNRVKEVISLSREEALRLGHDYIGTEHLILGMIREGEGVAVSLLKKLGVSLDELRASIEKATKGSATNNVKNLANIPLTRQSEKVLKITYLEAKIFKSHLIGTEHLLLSILRDEDNIGTQILDKFDVAYDVVKELLEYQTEHPMGSSDTDEPDEDSSRLFGSGSGAGGGASSSKETAKGGDKSRTPVLDNFGRDLTKMAEDDALDPIVGRDKEIERVAQVLSRRKKNNPILIGEPGVGKTAIAEGLALRIIQKKVSRVLFGKRVVTLDLASLVAGTKYRGQFEERMKAVMNEIEKSPEVILFIDELHTIVGAGGASGSLDASNMFKPALARGEIQCIGATTLDEYRQYIEKDGALARRFQIVMVDATTVEETKQILHNIKDKYESHHNVNYTEEAIEACVKLSDRYISDRFLPDKAIDVMDEAGSRVHINNIYVPDEIVSLEESIEDIKVQKNQVVKSQKYEEAAQLRDKEKKLIEQLELAKAKWEEETKSQRYTVDEENVAEVIAMMTGVPAKRVAQKESNKLLGMKDDLKKKIIGQDEVIDKLARAIQRTRVGLKDPKKPIGSFVFLGPTGVGKTELAKVLSQYLFDKEDSIVRIDMSEYMEKFSVSRLVGAPPGYVGYEEGGQLTEKVRRKPYSVVLLDEIEKAHPDVFNILLQVLDDGILTDGLGRKVDFRNTIIIMTSNIGVRDLKDFGAGIGFMNKNKKDNLDEVMKSTIQSALKKTFSPEFLNRLDDVITFNSLEREHIHKIIDIILDKLLSRIIDLGYNIELTDSAKDFLSEKGYDAQYGARPLNRAIQKYLEDPVAEEILKGELTEGETLIADHKDKDEVLSISIKKKKSSKKEKKEEE, encoded by the coding sequence ATGGAAGCAAAGTTTTCAAATAGGGTAAAGGAAGTCATTTCTCTCAGTAGAGAAGAGGCATTGAGACTGGGTCATGATTACATCGGGACTGAGCATTTGATCTTAGGAATGATCCGCGAAGGAGAAGGTGTAGCGGTAAGCTTATTGAAAAAATTAGGAGTGTCTTTGGACGAACTAAGAGCTTCGATAGAAAAGGCCACAAAAGGGTCGGCTACCAATAACGTCAAAAATTTGGCTAATATACCTTTGACTCGACAGTCAGAAAAGGTTTTAAAAATCACATATCTAGAAGCTAAAATATTCAAAAGCCATTTAATTGGCACTGAACATTTGCTGCTTTCTATATTGAGGGATGAGGACAATATCGGTACGCAAATTTTAGACAAATTTGACGTAGCCTATGATGTAGTAAAAGAACTACTCGAATACCAAACAGAACATCCCATGGGCTCGTCAGATACTGACGAACCAGACGAAGACTCTTCTAGACTCTTTGGTTCAGGCAGTGGTGCTGGAGGCGGAGCTTCGTCAAGTAAGGAAACCGCTAAAGGTGGCGATAAATCAAGAACTCCTGTGCTTGATAATTTTGGTCGCGACCTGACTAAAATGGCAGAAGACGATGCGCTAGATCCGATAGTGGGTCGTGATAAAGAAATAGAACGTGTAGCTCAAGTACTCAGCAGGAGAAAGAAAAACAACCCAATTCTCATTGGAGAACCTGGCGTAGGTAAAACTGCGATTGCAGAGGGCTTAGCTCTTCGTATCATTCAGAAAAAAGTATCGCGTGTACTCTTTGGCAAAAGAGTCGTTACGCTAGATTTAGCTTCATTAGTAGCTGGCACCAAATACAGAGGCCAGTTCGAAGAACGCATGAAAGCTGTGATGAATGAGATTGAAAAATCTCCAGAAGTGATTCTATTCATTGATGAGTTGCATACGATTGTAGGTGCAGGAGGGGCTTCCGGCTCTCTCGATGCGTCCAACATGTTTAAGCCAGCGCTTGCACGTGGAGAAATCCAATGCATCGGAGCCACTACATTAGATGAATACAGACAGTATATAGAAAAAGATGGTGCGCTCGCACGTAGATTCCAGATTGTAATGGTAGATGCCACTACAGTAGAGGAAACCAAACAAATTCTACATAACATCAAAGATAAATACGAGAGTCACCACAACGTAAACTATACGGAAGAGGCTATCGAAGCTTGTGTGAAATTATCAGACCGCTACATTAGTGATAGATTTTTGCCTGACAAGGCCATAGATGTAATGGACGAAGCTGGCTCCAGAGTGCACATCAACAACATCTATGTGCCTGACGAAATTGTAAGCTTAGAGGAATCTATCGAAGACATCAAGGTGCAAAAAAATCAGGTGGTAAAAAGCCAGAAGTACGAAGAAGCAGCACAACTAAGAGACAAAGAAAAGAAACTCATCGAGCAGTTGGAATTGGCCAAAGCCAAATGGGAAGAAGAGACCAAATCTCAACGATACACGGTAGACGAGGAAAATGTGGCAGAAGTAATCGCCATGATGACTGGAGTACCTGCCAAGCGAGTGGCTCAAAAAGAGAGTAATAAACTACTCGGAATGAAAGATGATCTAAAGAAAAAGATCATTGGACAAGACGAAGTGATCGACAAATTGGCAAGAGCCATTCAAAGAACACGTGTAGGACTAAAAGACCCTAAAAAGCCAATTGGTTCATTCGTATTCCTAGGCCCTACTGGTGTAGGTAAAACAGAGTTGGCCAAAGTACTTTCTCAATACTTATTCGACAAGGAGGACTCCATTGTAAGAATCGACATGAGTGAGTATATGGAGAAATTTTCAGTATCAAGACTTGTAGGAGCACCTCCAGGATACGTAGGTTACGAAGAGGGTGGACAATTGACCGAAAAGGTTAGAAGAAAACCTTACAGTGTAGTGTTATTGGATGAAATAGAAAAAGCTCATCCTGATGTATTCAACATCCTGCTTCAAGTACTCGACGATGGTATCTTAACTGATGGTTTGGGGCGCAAAGTAGATTTTCGCAACACGATTATTATCATGACGTCCAACATTGGGGTTCGTGATTTGAAAGACTTCGGTGCGGGTATCGGCTTTATGAACAAAAACAAGAAGGACAATTTGGATGAGGTGATGAAATCTACCATCCAAAGTGCTTTGAAGAAAACATTTAGCCCTGAGTTTTTGAATCGTTTAGATGATGTGATCACTTTCAACTCTTTAGAAAGAGAGCATATTCACAAAATCATCGATATCATCTTGGATAAACTATTGAGTAGAATCATAGACCTTGGATACAACATCGAATTGACTGATAGCGCTAAGGACTTCTTGTCTGAAAAAGGTTATGATGCTCAGTATGGAGCGAGACCACTCAACAGAGCAATTCAAAAGTACTTGGAAGATCCAGTTGCTGAAGAGATCCTAAAAGGTGAATTGACCGAAGGGGAAACCCTCATAGCGGATCACAAAGACAAGGACGAAGTCTTATCTATCTCGATAAAGAAGAAAAAATCCTCAAAAAAGGAGAAAAAAGAAGAGGAATAA
- a CDS encoding sodium/sugar symporter: MNFSTLDFIIFAAYCAVILGVGLFVSRDKEGHEKNSEDYFLAGKSLPWWAIGASLIAANISAEQFIGMSGSGFALGLAIASYEWMAAITLIIVGKYFLPIFIEKGLYTIPEFVEKRFSTNLKTILAVFWIALYVFVNLSSVLYLGSLALETIMGIPMMYGVLGLSLFAAAYSLYGGLSAVAWTDVIQVVFLVLGGLVTTYLALDVVSDGAGMMAGFNHLIKAAPDSFHMILDKSNPEYQNLPGIWVLVGGLWVANIYYWGFNQYIIQRTLAAKSLEESQKGIVLAAGLKLLIPFIVVIPGIAAYVMVNDPEIMARLGEAGQLHIPGAGSSDKAYPWLLQLLPTGLKGVAFAALTAAVVSSLASMLNSTSTIFTMDIYKQYINKNATEKQLVSTGRLTAAAALVIACVMAPLLGGIDQAFQFIQEYTGIVSPGILAVFLLGLFWKKTTNQAAIWGAVLSVPIAIAFKFVPGMPFMNQMGLTAVATMVVIAIISQITGGGADDPKGIDLNSGVFKTSPTFNISAFAICIITAVLYALFW, translated from the coding sequence ATGAATTTTTCGACCTTAGATTTTATCATTTTCGCAGCCTATTGTGCGGTTATCCTAGGCGTAGGCTTATTCGTGTCTCGAGACAAAGAGGGACATGAAAAAAATTCCGAAGATTACTTTTTGGCGGGAAAATCCCTTCCATGGTGGGCCATTGGCGCCTCTCTGATCGCAGCCAATATTTCTGCTGAGCAGTTTATCGGAATGTCGGGTTCGGGATTTGCCCTTGGTCTGGCCATTGCTTCATACGAATGGATGGCAGCTATTACGCTGATTATCGTTGGTAAGTATTTCTTGCCCATTTTCATCGAAAAGGGATTGTATACTATTCCTGAGTTTGTGGAAAAGCGATTCAGTACCAATCTGAAAACAATATTGGCTGTCTTTTGGATCGCCTTGTATGTATTTGTTAACCTTAGTTCAGTGTTGTACCTCGGTTCATTGGCTCTTGAAACAATCATGGGGATCCCGATGATGTATGGTGTCTTGGGTTTGAGTTTGTTTGCCGCAGCTTATTCGCTATATGGAGGTTTGTCAGCTGTAGCTTGGACAGACGTAATTCAGGTAGTGTTTCTAGTTTTAGGAGGACTGGTTACGACATATTTGGCGCTAGATGTAGTGTCGGATGGAGCCGGCATGATGGCAGGATTTAATCACCTAATTAAAGCAGCTCCAGATAGTTTTCACATGATTTTGGATAAATCGAATCCAGAGTATCAGAACTTGCCAGGAATTTGGGTATTGGTAGGAGGCCTGTGGGTAGCTAATATATACTACTGGGGTTTCAATCAGTACATTATCCAAAGAACACTTGCGGCAAAATCGCTCGAAGAGTCTCAAAAAGGAATTGTCCTTGCGGCAGGTTTGAAATTACTCATTCCATTTATTGTGGTAATACCGGGTATCGCAGCCTATGTAATGGTCAACGATCCGGAGATCATGGCGAGATTGGGAGAAGCAGGTCAGCTGCACATACCAGGAGCGGGGTCTTCAGATAAGGCATATCCTTGGTTGTTGCAATTGTTGCCTACAGGGTTGAAAGGTGTGGCATTTGCTGCTCTGACAGCGGCTGTAGTATCGTCATTGGCTTCTATGCTCAACTCTACCTCAACCATTTTTACAATGGATATATATAAGCAGTATATCAATAAAAATGCTACCGAAAAACAATTGGTATCCACAGGTAGGTTGACAGCAGCTGCTGCACTTGTGATCGCGTGTGTGATGGCGCCGTTGTTGGGTGGTATAGATCAGGCATTTCAGTTTATTCAAGAATATACAGGTATCGTGAGTCCAGGTATTTTGGCGGTGTTCTTATTGGGCTTGTTTTGGAAAAAGACAACCAACCAAGCGGCGATTTGGGGAGCCGTACTCTCTGTGCCGATTGCCATAGCCTTTAAGTTTGTGCCAGGCATGCCGTTTATGAATCAAATGGGATTGACTGCAGTAGCTACTATGGTTGTAATTGCAATTATTAGCCAGATTACTGGTGGAGGAGCCGATGATCCCAAAGGAATTGATTTGAATAGTGGAGTATTTAAAACTAGTCCTACGTTTAACATCTCAGCTTTTGCGATCTGCATCATTACTGCTGTACTGTATGCGTTGTTCTGGTAA